From one Paramormyrops kingsleyae isolate MSU_618 chromosome 1, PKINGS_0.4, whole genome shotgun sequence genomic stretch:
- the LOC111854624 gene encoding nuclear receptor-binding protein 2-like isoform X1, translated as MTMSVPERNSGSGGKEEESEDESEILEESPCGRWQKRKEQVSQGNVPGVESASLAMDTEEGVEVVWNEVLFSDRKVFKALEDKIKEMFENLMQVEHPNIVKFHKYWLDMRENQARVVFITEYMSSGSLKQFLKKTKKNHKTMNVKAWKRWCTQILSALSYLHSCDPPIIHGNLTCDTIFIQHNGLIKIGSVWHRLFVNVFPEASVHGKVRHHRDEQRNLHFFSPEYGSGEDDYAIDIYSFGICALEMAVLEIQANGDSVVSKEAITNAGQSLEDPLMREFTQSCVRHEAKLRPTAHDLLFHRVLFEVHSLKLLAAHCLINNQYLLPENCVEEKTKSFDPNAIMAEIEHKDRPGVQLKYSHVSPLELDKFLEDVKNGIYPLMNFASARPHPIPRTLSMSQENMETVKTPTPEPQEIETRKVIQMQCNLESNEEGTKTHLSLFLKMDDKLHRQLSCDILPGDSSKDLANELVHYAFISEEDCDRLAGFLDDALSKHRPGVAGCSGGTATAAMY; from the exons GTCAGTCAGGGCAATGTGCCTGGCGTCGAGAGTGCGTCCCTGGCCATGGACACGGAAGAGGGCGTTGAGGTGGTGTGGAACGAAGTGCTCTTTTCAGACCGGAAGGTCTTCAAAGCTCTGGAG GATAAGATCAAGGAGATGTTTGAGAACCTGATGCAGGTTGAGCACCCCAACATTGTCAAGTTCCACAAGTACTGGCTGGACATGAGGGAGAATCAAGCAAGG GTGGTGTTCATCACAGAGTACATGTCTTCAGGGAGCCTGAAGCAGTTTCTGAAGAAGACCAAGAAGAACCACAAGACTATGAATGTGAAG GCTTGGAAACGGTGGTGCACGCAAATCCTCTCTGCACTCAG TTACCTGCATTCCTGTGACCCTCCCATCATCCACGGAAACCTGACCTGTGATACCATTTTTATCCAGCACAATGGACTGATCAAGATTGGCTCAG TGTGGCACAGACTCTTTGTCAATG TGTTCCCAGAGGCCAGCGTTCACGGCAAAGTGCGCCACCATCGTGACGAACAGAGGAACTTGCACTTCTTCTCCCCGGAATATGGCT CTGGTGAGGACGACTATGCCATCGACATCTACTCTTTCGGGATTTGCGCCCTGGAG ATGGCTGTGTTGGAAATCCAGGCCAATGGGGACTCGGTTGTGTCTAAGGAAGCCATAACCAACGCAGGGCAGTCCCTAGAGGATCCACTCATGAGG GAATTCACCCAGTCGTGTGTGCGTCATGAGGCAAAGTTGAGACCCACGGCACACGACCTCCTGTTCCACCGTGTGCTGTTTGAGGTCCACTCCCTGAAGCTACTGGCTGCCCACTGCTTAATCAACAACCAGT ATCTCCTCCCTGAAAACTGTGTGgaggaaaaaacaaaatcctTTGATCCTAATGCCATCATGGCTGAGATTGAGCACAAAGACCGGCCAGGAGTACAGCTCAA ATACTCCCACGTCTCCCCGCTTGAACTGGACAAATTTCTTGAAGACGTCAA GAATGGCATATACCCCCTGATGAACTTCGCCTCTGCACGCCCCCACCCTATTCCTCGCACCCTTTCCATGTCCCAGGAGAATATGGAGACGGTGAAGACCCCAACCCCTGAGCCACAGGAAATAGAGACCAGGAAG GTTATCCAGATGCAGTGTAACCTGGAGTCCAATGAGGAAGGGACCAAAACCCAT CTGTCTTTGTTCCTGAAGATGGACGACAAGCTGCATCGACAGCTTAGCTGCGACATCCTGCCCG gTGATAGCTCGAAGGACCTGGCTAATGAGCTGGTTCACTATGCCTTCATCAGTGAG GAGGACTGCGATAGGCTGGCCGGTTTCCTGGACGACGCGCTGTCCAAACACCGACCCGGGGTGGCAGGCTGCTCTGGTGGGACAGCAACGGCAGCGATGTACTGA
- the LOC111854624 gene encoding nuclear receptor-binding protein 2-like isoform X2, which translates to MDTEEGVEVVWNEVLFSDRKVFKALEDKIKEMFENLMQVEHPNIVKFHKYWLDMRENQARVVFITEYMSSGSLKQFLKKTKKNHKTMNVKAWKRWCTQILSALSYLHSCDPPIIHGNLTCDTIFIQHNGLIKIGSVWHRLFVNVFPEASVHGKVRHHRDEQRNLHFFSPEYGSGEDDYAIDIYSFGICALEMAVLEIQANGDSVVSKEAITNAGQSLEDPLMREFTQSCVRHEAKLRPTAHDLLFHRVLFEVHSLKLLAAHCLINNQYLLPENCVEEKTKSFDPNAIMAEIEHKDRPGVQLKYSHVSPLELDKFLEDVKNGIYPLMNFASARPHPIPRTLSMSQENMETVKTPTPEPQEIETRKVIQMQCNLESNEEGTKTHLSLFLKMDDKLHRQLSCDILPGDSSKDLANELVHYAFISEEDCDRLAGFLDDALSKHRPGVAGCSGGTATAAMY; encoded by the exons ATGGACACGGAAGAGGGCGTTGAGGTGGTGTGGAACGAAGTGCTCTTTTCAGACCGGAAGGTCTTCAAAGCTCTGGAG GATAAGATCAAGGAGATGTTTGAGAACCTGATGCAGGTTGAGCACCCCAACATTGTCAAGTTCCACAAGTACTGGCTGGACATGAGGGAGAATCAAGCAAGG GTGGTGTTCATCACAGAGTACATGTCTTCAGGGAGCCTGAAGCAGTTTCTGAAGAAGACCAAGAAGAACCACAAGACTATGAATGTGAAG GCTTGGAAACGGTGGTGCACGCAAATCCTCTCTGCACTCAG TTACCTGCATTCCTGTGACCCTCCCATCATCCACGGAAACCTGACCTGTGATACCATTTTTATCCAGCACAATGGACTGATCAAGATTGGCTCAG TGTGGCACAGACTCTTTGTCAATG TGTTCCCAGAGGCCAGCGTTCACGGCAAAGTGCGCCACCATCGTGACGAACAGAGGAACTTGCACTTCTTCTCCCCGGAATATGGCT CTGGTGAGGACGACTATGCCATCGACATCTACTCTTTCGGGATTTGCGCCCTGGAG ATGGCTGTGTTGGAAATCCAGGCCAATGGGGACTCGGTTGTGTCTAAGGAAGCCATAACCAACGCAGGGCAGTCCCTAGAGGATCCACTCATGAGG GAATTCACCCAGTCGTGTGTGCGTCATGAGGCAAAGTTGAGACCCACGGCACACGACCTCCTGTTCCACCGTGTGCTGTTTGAGGTCCACTCCCTGAAGCTACTGGCTGCCCACTGCTTAATCAACAACCAGT ATCTCCTCCCTGAAAACTGTGTGgaggaaaaaacaaaatcctTTGATCCTAATGCCATCATGGCTGAGATTGAGCACAAAGACCGGCCAGGAGTACAGCTCAA ATACTCCCACGTCTCCCCGCTTGAACTGGACAAATTTCTTGAAGACGTCAA GAATGGCATATACCCCCTGATGAACTTCGCCTCTGCACGCCCCCACCCTATTCCTCGCACCCTTTCCATGTCCCAGGAGAATATGGAGACGGTGAAGACCCCAACCCCTGAGCCACAGGAAATAGAGACCAGGAAG GTTATCCAGATGCAGTGTAACCTGGAGTCCAATGAGGAAGGGACCAAAACCCAT CTGTCTTTGTTCCTGAAGATGGACGACAAGCTGCATCGACAGCTTAGCTGCGACATCCTGCCCG gTGATAGCTCGAAGGACCTGGCTAATGAGCTGGTTCACTATGCCTTCATCAGTGAG GAGGACTGCGATAGGCTGGCCGGTTTCCTGGACGACGCGCTGTCCAAACACCGACCCGGGGTGGCAGGCTGCTCTGGTGGGACAGCAACGGCAGCGATGTACTGA